One genomic segment of Hippoglossus hippoglossus isolate fHipHip1 chromosome 22, fHipHip1.pri, whole genome shotgun sequence includes these proteins:
- the dhrs7 gene encoding dehydrogenase/reductase SDR family member 7: MYCWLVSALCSALCGFVALFLLIHLLAFVFGDADFTLLWASVTGNSPETKLKGLVVWITGASSGIGEELAQQLAKCGSRLILSARREDELNRVKRCCLDNSSLQDEDILVLPLDLLERTSHEEKAKAAIQHFGHIDILINNGGRSQRSLCIDTSLDVYQVLMELNFLGTVSITKQVLPEMTRRGTGSIVTVSSLAGLAGVPLSTGYCASKHALQGLFNSLRTELSDYPNILISSVCPGPVQSQIVQNAFTEELNKPLATAGKQEHKMPTSRCVRLMLVGIANGVKEMWIAQQPFLLFYYVWQYAPTLAWFITDVLGRKRVQNFKAGVDADSGYFGKPKRS, translated from the exons ATGTACTGCTGGCTGGTATCCGCACTGTGTTCCGCACTGTGTGGGTTCGTAGCCCTGTTTCTACTCATCCACCTGTTGGCATTTGTTTTCGGGGATGCAGACTTCACGCTGCTGTGGGCCAGTGTGACAGGGAACAGTCCTG AGACCAAGTTGAAAGGCCTGGTGGTGTGGATCACTGGAGCTTCCAGTGGTATTGGAGAGGAGCTGGCCCAGCAGCTGGCAAAGTGTGGATCACGACTCATCCTGTCTGCACGACGTGAGGATGAGCTGAACAGGGTCAAACGTTGCTGTTTAG ACAACTCCAGCCTCCAGGATGAAGATATTCTCGTTCTTCCACTTGATTTGTTGGAGAGGACATCGCATGAGGAAAAAGCAAAAGCCGCAATTCAACACTTTGGACAC aTTGACATCCTAATCAACAATGGCGGCCGAAGCCAGCGCTCCCTGTGCATAGACACCAGTCTTGATGTGTACCAGGTCTTGATGGAGCTCAACTTCCTGGGCACGGTCTCCATCACCAAGCAGGTGCTGCCTGAGATGACACGGCGAGGAACTGGGAGCATTGTGACCGTCAGCAGTTTGGCTGGCCTCGCTGGGGTGCCCCTGTCAACTGGATACTGTGCCAGCAAACATGCTCTTCAG GGTCTTTTTAATTCCCTTCGAACTGAACTGTCTGACTATCCAAACATACTCATCAGCTCAGTGTGTCCAGGGCCTGTGCAGTCACAGATTGTCCAAAATGCCTTCACAGAGGAGCTGAACAAG CCTCTGGCCACAGCTGGTAAGCAGGAACACAAGATGCCGACAAGTCGCTGTGTGCGTTTAATGCTGGTGGGAATTGCCAACGGGGTCAAGGAAATGTGGATCGCACAGCAGCCCTTCCTCCTGTTTTACTACGTCTGGCAGTACGCTCCCACATTGGCGTGGTTCATAACTGACGTGCTGGGCAGGAAAAGGGTGCAGAATTTCAAAGCTGGTGTG GATGCAGACTCTGGATACTTTGGTAAACCCAAGAGGTCCTGA
- the ppm1aa gene encoding protein phosphatase 1A isoform X1: MGAFLDKPKMEKYNSHGEGNHLRYGLSSMQGWRVEMEDAHTSVIGLPHGLDLWSFFAVYDGHAGSQVAKYCCEHLLEHITSNPDFQSALQEDPSVDSVKTGIRTGFLQIDEHMRTISEKKHGVDRSGSTAVGVMISPSQTYFINCGDSRGILSRGGAVHFFTQDHKPSNPLEKERIQNAGGSVMIQRVNGSLAVSRALGDFDYKCVHGKGPTEQLVSPEPEVYAIERCEGEDEFIILACDGIWDVMANEELCDFVRSRLEVTDDLERVSNEIVDTCLYKGSRDNMSVVLICFPGAPKVSPEAVKREAELDKYLEARVEEILKKHGDEGVPDLVHVMRTLASESIPNLPPGGELASKRSVIEAVYNKLNPYRSDDTDPDILFFRGFS; the protein is encoded by the exons ATGGGTGCATTTCTGGACAAACCAAAGATGGAAAAGTACAATTCCCATGGTGAGGGTAACCACCTGAGGTATGGGCTGAGCAGCATGCAGGGTTGGCGGGTAGAGATGGAGGATGCACACACATCAGTAATTGGTCTGCCCCATGGTCTCGACCTCTGGTCATTCTTTGCCGTTTACGATGGGCATGCCGGCTCTCAAGTGGCCAAGTACTGCTGTGAGCACCTGTTGGAGCACATCACCAGCAACCCAGACTTCCAGAGTGCTCTGCAGGAGGACCCCTCTGTAGATAGCGTGAAGACCGGGATCCGCACAGGATTCCTGCAGATTGACGAACACATGCGAACCATCTCTGAGAAGAAGCACGGCGTGGACCGCAGTGGCTCCACCGCTGTGGGAGTGATGATTTCTCCAAGCCAAACCTACTTTATCAACTGTGGCGACTCACGGGGGATCCTCAGCCGGGGTGGAGCTGTGCACTTCTTTACACAAGATCACAAACCCAGCAACCCTCTGGAGAAGGAAAGGATCCAGAACGCCGGTGGCTCAGTCATGATCCAGCGAGTTAATGGGTCCTTAGCAGTCTCTCGGGCTCTGGGAGACTTCGACTACAAGTGTGTGCATGGAAAAGGCCCGACAGAGCAGCTTGTTTCTCCTGAGCCTGAAGTTTATGCAATAGAAAGATGTGAAGGGGAAGATGAATTCATTATACTCGCTTGTGATGGCATCTGGGATGTCATGGCCAATGAGGAACTCTGTGACTTTGTCAGGTCAAGGCTAGAGGTTACAGATGATCTTGAAAGAGTCAGCAATGAAATTGTTGACACCTGCTTGTATAAG GGAAGCCGGGACAATATGAGTGTTGTGTTAATCTGCTTTCCCGGAGCCCCAAAGGTATCTCCAGAAGCAGTGAAACGAGAGGCTGAGCTGGATAAATACCTGGAAGCCAGAGTAGAAG AGATCCTTAAGAAGCATGGGGATGAAGGTGTCCCGGATTTGGTCCATGTTATGCGAACGTTAGCGTCTGAGAGCATCCCGAACCTCCCACCTGGAGGAGAGCTGGCAAGCAA ACGAAGTGTTATTGAAGCGGTGTACAACAAGCTCAACCCCTACCGAAGTGATGACACA
- the ppm1aa gene encoding protein phosphatase 1A isoform X2 — translation MGAFLDKPKMEKYNSHGEGNHLRYGLSSMQGWRVEMEDAHTSVIGLPHGLDLWSFFAVYDGHAGSQVAKYCCEHLLEHITSNPDFQSALQEDPSVDSVKTGIRTGFLQIDEHMRTISEKKHGVDRSGSTAVGVMISPSQTYFINCGDSRGILSRGGAVHFFTQDHKPSNPLEKERIQNAGGSVMIQRVNGSLAVSRALGDFDYKCVHGKGPTEQLVSPEPEVYAIERCEGEDEFIILACDGIWDVMANEELCDFVRSRLEVTDDLERVSNEIVDTCLYKGSRDNMSVVLICFPGAPKVSPEAVKREAELDKYLEARVEEILKKHGDEGVPDLVHVMRTLASESIPNLPPGGELASKRSVIEAVYNKLNPYRSDDTDSASTDDMW, via the exons ATGGGTGCATTTCTGGACAAACCAAAGATGGAAAAGTACAATTCCCATGGTGAGGGTAACCACCTGAGGTATGGGCTGAGCAGCATGCAGGGTTGGCGGGTAGAGATGGAGGATGCACACACATCAGTAATTGGTCTGCCCCATGGTCTCGACCTCTGGTCATTCTTTGCCGTTTACGATGGGCATGCCGGCTCTCAAGTGGCCAAGTACTGCTGTGAGCACCTGTTGGAGCACATCACCAGCAACCCAGACTTCCAGAGTGCTCTGCAGGAGGACCCCTCTGTAGATAGCGTGAAGACCGGGATCCGCACAGGATTCCTGCAGATTGACGAACACATGCGAACCATCTCTGAGAAGAAGCACGGCGTGGACCGCAGTGGCTCCACCGCTGTGGGAGTGATGATTTCTCCAAGCCAAACCTACTTTATCAACTGTGGCGACTCACGGGGGATCCTCAGCCGGGGTGGAGCTGTGCACTTCTTTACACAAGATCACAAACCCAGCAACCCTCTGGAGAAGGAAAGGATCCAGAACGCCGGTGGCTCAGTCATGATCCAGCGAGTTAATGGGTCCTTAGCAGTCTCTCGGGCTCTGGGAGACTTCGACTACAAGTGTGTGCATGGAAAAGGCCCGACAGAGCAGCTTGTTTCTCCTGAGCCTGAAGTTTATGCAATAGAAAGATGTGAAGGGGAAGATGAATTCATTATACTCGCTTGTGATGGCATCTGGGATGTCATGGCCAATGAGGAACTCTGTGACTTTGTCAGGTCAAGGCTAGAGGTTACAGATGATCTTGAAAGAGTCAGCAATGAAATTGTTGACACCTGCTTGTATAAG GGAAGCCGGGACAATATGAGTGTTGTGTTAATCTGCTTTCCCGGAGCCCCAAAGGTATCTCCAGAAGCAGTGAAACGAGAGGCTGAGCTGGATAAATACCTGGAAGCCAGAGTAGAAG AGATCCTTAAGAAGCATGGGGATGAAGGTGTCCCGGATTTGGTCCATGTTATGCGAACGTTAGCGTCTGAGAGCATCCCGAACCTCCCACCTGGAGGAGAGCTGGCAAGCAA ACGAAGTGTTATTGAAGCGGTGTACAACAAGCTCAACCCCTACCGAAGTGATGACACA GACTCTGCGTCCACAGACGACATGTGGTAA
- the pcnx4 gene encoding pecanex-like protein 4, with amino-acid sequence MVRMGPDVPLLNEYKQEFFWKRFPQTLLGGPRFKLGYCAPPYVYVNQAVLFLTPWLFGGVGTLLCQLQLLQELHAAVLSGMLMFGAAAGVQALALYAAHRSGTVERLGAPNILVDEEEVEFTHCVSPETVRFIAPGKRFGLNVVLHSVLAGLLCGFGTWYVFLGRLSALYSSIGVSLVVFVLSWVTLCIAEYSLIVNTATETATFHAQDTYEVTPLTRPLYIFIFIAVDLADRFSGSAPELHLASQVLHVLFLFLPLLWALGILPPLDALLLWGMEQALVLGFGGSPMSSNLRLLLMFGVSASVAVCNYFIPSTLGVVLFSISAGFLLSLDLSQVGTLCRGPRAAFGDRGFRRGGSPPPPPSSFGWNLGCRELLLYLSLLLVAMAEAGLLHHFLGSAQSQSLVTGPQALVSYLLLILFCLCWALREIQGAYVFGGVFLNPLYPKGMSSVQTFKQRNRGLYIAAAIRRVLLYLVSPFAMVAFLSMDKSLQLLHRASLSVGFARAFRVLWQSSEDALLQMVVVVLVRLAAGNKVLPGWDNLGTGVQLLLVGLVIDRLTQFLAKLKFTLTVLVTSWTEKKQRRQSAGTLLALNASLCPLLLAVVALSALLSAPLLPLFTLPIFLVGFPRPQRSWPGPVGTACPCTDSIFYQQMSGSLASALRTAFARGSLGSLAPGSHFLGRFQDRMVWIMILERGYGYCTVNIKGLELQETSCHTVEARRVDEVFEAAFERPERLGFTQGFNLHWGNALTPCAALAVRVYSDARNVLSGIIDSHDNLRKLQDDFLKVLVWLLLRYCVQKHKGFLWSSDDGPGVGGRKSQSSQLAHTTCNQPPEAVVVESNVSSLRFRQDSSSLTSLGDWSDEDDLFGPQQARRTVALVTAEAQPGLTALQTGASLPGSVEMGSLFENMALSALQPLQPLGLGIGMPAVDRGRNTEVFRESPNSVPHLNFSCPQSEVFNLPTGWRTAPLLPSRLLQLRPLFPEDWFRFTLGRFGPAVQGESSEDMTKALKEDEALKELHAQVALSCLISLGAESAFTSPSYVYRLYCGDVPWTEGLEWLSSSKELYQLSLQAFRFSFKLLFDQASLGPMESLDELFSTLEEYERDWYIGLVTEKGWHDSVLQEKPFLFSLGHDLAMGTYTGRVLSLQEQLVQVGRLNGEGVRGQWANLSWELLYATNDDEERYSIQAHPFMLRNLTVQAADPPLGYPIYSSAPLHFPCL; translated from the exons ATGGTCAGAATGGGGCCAGATGTGCCCCTTCTTAATGAGTACAAGCAAGAGTTCTTCTGGAAGCGCTTCCCCCAGACATTGTTGGGGGGTCCACGCTTCAAGTTGGGTTACTGCGCCCCGCCATATGTCTACGTCAACCAGGCAGTCTTGTTCTTGACGCCATGGCTCTTTGGAGGTGTTGGCACTCTGCTCtgccagctgcagctgcttcaggagCTCCATGCCGCCGTGCTCTCTGGTATGCTCATGTTCGGGGCTGCAGCGGGTGTCCAGGCCCTGGCATTGTATGCAGCTCACAGAAGCGGCACGGTGGAAAGACTCGGTGCGCCAAACATCCTGGTTGATGAAGAGGAAGTGGAATTCACCCACTGTGTCAGCCCAGAGACGGTCCGTTTCATCGCTCCTGGGAAGAGGTTTGGGCTGAATGTAGTGTTGCATTCAGTCCTAGCTGGGTTGCTCTGTGGCTTTGGAACATGGTACGTGTTCCTTGGCAGACTGAGTGCTCTCTACAGCAGCATTGGTGTGTCCCTGGTAGTCTTTGTACTGAGTTGGGTGACATTGTGTATAGCTGAGTATTCCCTCATTGTAAATACGGCCACAGAGACGGCCACTTTCCACGCACAGGACACTTATGAAGTTACCCCGCTCACCCGGCCcctgtacatttttattttcatcgcTGTGGACCTTGCTGACAG ATTCTCAGGCTCTGCACCTGAGCTCCATCTCGCCAGTCAGGTTCTCCATGTGCTGTTCCTCTTCCTACCTCTGCTGTGGGCTCTGGGTATACTGCCTCCCCTGGATGCCCTGCTCCTCTGGGGCATGGAGCAGGCGCTTGTGCTTGGCTTTGGAGGCTCCCCCATGTCTAGCAACCTCAG gctgctgctgatgtttggTGTATCCGCCAGCGTAGCTGTGTGTAATTACTTCATCCCATCAACACTGGGTGTGGttctcttctccatctctgcgGGATTTTTGCTGAGCTTGGACCTCAGCCAGGTCGGCACCCTCTGCCGGGGGCCCCGGGCAGCCTTCGGCGACCGTGGATTTCGCAGAGGGGGGtcgccacctcctcctcccagttCTTTTGGCTGGAATCTGGGCTGCAGGGAGCTGCTGCTATATTTGAGCCTGCTACTGGTGGCAATGGCAGAGGCCGGGCTGTTACATCACTTCCTCGGTTCAGCTCAGTCCCAGAGCTTGGTCACAGGACCCCAGGCTCTTGTCAGCTACCTACTCCTCATACTCTTCTGCCTCTGCTGGGCTCTCAGAGAGATCCAGGGGGCCTATGTATTTGGAGGAGTGTTCCTCAATCCCCTGTACCCAAAGGGGATGTCCAGTGTACAGACTTTTaagcagaggaacagaggaTTATACATCGCTGCAGCAATCAGAAGAGTCCTTCTTTATCTTG TGTCTCCGTTTGCCATGGTTGCTTTCTTGTCTATGGACaaatctctgcagctgctccacaggGCGTCCCTCAGTGTGGGATTCGCACGAGCCTTCAGAGTG TTGTGGCAGAGCTCAGAAGACGCTCTGCTCCaaatggtggtggtggtcctGGTGCGGCTTGCAGCTGGAAACAAAGTGCTGCCGGGGTGGGACAACCTGGGAACCGGAGTTCAGCTTCTTCTG GTGGGCCTTGTGATTGACAGACTGACCCAGTTCCTGGCCAAGCTTAAGTTCACCCTGACTGTGTTGGTGACGTCTTGGACAGAGAAGAAGCAGCGCCGTCAGTCGGCCGGAACTCTCTTGGCTCTGAACGCCTCTCTGTGCCCGCTGCTGCTGGCAGTGGTGGCGCTCTCTGCCCTGCTCTCTGCCCCTCTGCTGCCCCTCTTCACCCTGCCCATCTTCCTGGTGGGCTTCCCAAGGCCTCAGCGCAGTTGGCCAGGGCCTGTGGGTACGGCCTGTCCCTGCACGGACTCTATCTTCTACCAGCAGATGAGCGGTAGTCTGGCCTCAGCTCTGAGGACAGCCTTTGCGAGAGGGTCACTGG GTTCTTTAGCCCCAGGCTCTCATTTCCTCGGCCGCTTTCAGGACCGTATGGTTTGGATAATGATCCTGGAGAGAGGATACGGCTACTGTACAGTCAACATTAAG GGTCTGGAGTTGCAGGAGACATCTTGTCACACAGTGGAGGCACGGAGGGTGGATGAGGTGTTCGAGGCGGCTTTTGAGCGGCCCGAGAGGCTCGGCTTCACTCAGGGATTTAACCTGCACTGGGGGAACGCCCTCACCCCTTGTGCCGCCCTCGCAGTTCGAGTCTACTCCGATGCCCGGAATGTGCTCTCCGGCATCATTGATTCTCATGACAACTTGAGGAAACTTCAAGATGACTTTCTCAAAGTGTTGGTCTGGTTGCTCCTTCGATACTGTGTTCAGAAGCACAAAGGGTTCCTGTGGAGCAGCGACGACGGGCCAGGGGTTGGAGGCAGGAAGTCCCAGTCTTCTCAGCTGGCCCACACTACCTGCAACCAACCACCTGAGGCTGTCGTGGTTGAATCAAACGTGTCTTCTCTCAGGTTTAGACAAGACAGCTCCAGCTTGACCTCCCTTGGTGATTGGTCAGATGAGGATGATTTATTTGGACCTCAACAGGCCAGGCGGACGGTGGCTTTAGTGACTGCAGAAGCTCAGCCTGGACTCACGGCGCTGCAGACAGGGGCGTCTCTGCCGGGCTCTGTGGAGATGGGGAGTCTCTTTGAAAACATGGCTCTCTCTGCCTTGcagcctctgcagcctctggGACTGGGCATCGGGATGCCAGCTGTGGATAGAGGCCGGAACACAGAGGTGTTCAGAGAGAGTCCCAACTCAGTCCCTCATCTGAACTTCAGCTGCCCTCAGTCAGAGGTTTTCAACCTACCGACAGGGTGGAGGACTGCACCGCTGCTACCATCCcgcctgctgcagctcaggccTTTGTTTCCAGAGGACTGGTTTCGGTTTACCCTGGGGCGCTTCGGGCCTGCTGTGCAGGGCGAGAGCTCAGAGGACATGACCAAAGCCCTGAAGGAGGATGAAGCTTTGAAAGAACTGCACGCTCAAGTCGCACTCTCCTGTCTCATCTCACTGGGGGCAGAGTCGGCCTTCACCAGTCCCAGTTACGTCTACAGGCTCTACTGTGGAGATGTGCCATGGACAGAAGGACTGGAGTGGCTCTCTTCAAGTAAAGAGCTTTATCAGCTCTCTCTTCAGGCTTTCAG GTTCAGTTTCAAGCTGCTGTTTGATCAAGCAAGCCTGGGGCCCATGGAGTCCCTGGATGAATTGTTCAGCACCTTGGAGGAATATGAAAGGGATTGGTACATTGGCCTGGTGACAGAAAAAGGCTGGCACGACAGTGTCCTTCAGGAGAAACCCTTCCTATTCTCTCTAGGACATGACCTAGCTATG GGTACCTACACAGGACGAGTCCTGTccctgcaggagcagctggtgCAGGTGGGCCGTCTGAACGGAGAGGGGGTACGAGGCCAGTGGGCAAACCTTTCCTGGGAGCTCCTCTATGCCACCAATGACGACGAGGAGCGTTACAGCATCCAGGCTCACCCCTTCATGCTCAGAAACTTAACTGTTCAGGCAGCCGATCCCCCTTTAGGGTATCCCATTTACTCCTCAGCCCCCCTCCACTTCCCCTGCCTCTGA